A single uncultured Acetobacterium sp. DNA region contains:
- the mtnP gene encoding S-methyl-5'-thioadenosine phosphorylase, with protein MYYSADIGVIGGSGLYELSADVKKIEVDTPYGKPSDDISLVKVGEKTVAFLPRHGKEHTLNPSEINYRANIYALKSLGVKAIISPCCVGSLKFEIKPGDFVVTDQFINMTSGRKDTFFEKPKVNHLSSAHPYDQNLRVLAMEAAKECGITAHFGGTVIVINGPRFSTVAESRMFAMMGADVVNMTQYPEGYLCMEQEIPVVNIALTTDYDAGLEDHPDIKPVTNEDVIRVLKENEEKVKALIFKLIEKLEV; from the coding sequence ATGTATTATTCAGCAGATATTGGCGTTATTGGTGGTTCAGGTCTCTATGAATTAAGTGCAGATGTGAAAAAGATTGAAGTGGATACCCCCTATGGTAAGCCATCAGATGATATCAGTCTGGTAAAAGTGGGCGAAAAAACCGTGGCTTTTTTACCACGACATGGTAAAGAACATACTTTGAATCCTTCAGAGATTAATTATCGGGCGAATATCTATGCCTTAAAAAGCCTGGGCGTAAAAGCGATCATTTCGCCTTGTTGCGTTGGTAGTCTAAAATTTGAAATCAAACCCGGCGATTTTGTGGTAACCGATCAGTTTATCAACATGACCTCCGGTCGTAAAGATACGTTTTTTGAAAAACCCAAGGTCAATCATCTCAGCTCGGCTCACCCCTATGATCAGAACCTGCGCGTCCTGGCCATGGAAGCGGCTAAGGAATGTGGCATTACCGCTCATTTTGGCGGCACCGTAATTGTTATCAACGGCCCCCGTTTCTCAACCGTGGCCGAAAGCCGGATGTTTGCCATGATGGGCGCTGATGTGGTCAATATGACCCAGTATCCTGAAGGCTATCTCTGTATGGAACAGGAAATACCGGTCGTAAACATTGCCCTGACCACCGATTACGATGCCGGGTTGGAAGACCATCCGGATATTAAACCGGTAACTAACGAGGATGTCATCCGGGTTTTAAAAGAAAATGAAGAAAAAGTAAAAGCACTGATCTTCAAGCTCATCGAAAAATTAGAGGTGTAG
- a CDS encoding DUF2284 domain-containing protein — translation MELKNKLSLGAKRVEYLMEEYFNREKTLGYCKACPNFSKYWSCPPYAFDEAIFLKQFKYMHIIGRQMEVPREDLRNVRDPEAVKNYCTEKLQAIKVMTWKILLEIEDEVDGVIGLIPGNCPICETQGMACARKTNEPCRNPSLMRFSLESLGFNVADLLKYEVGMTIQWGDTYRLPEVLTSVSAILCNEEIPKDILKKYFPDKKKSWEKKDQRNPETEFHTSETIKPEETIHGGSAAVQAKAKIIDDEIPPYRPQKSWVGYKAEKNPEDDAMKKGYTVTIQGEEEVIPEKTAEEVEAEKIYDEDAAPEVKQEEVPVEVVTLKEAPEPEDEPVEIVEEEDNSNYHWLGFKASLDDDEIVKRPIPKMTELVLDGEEIPAVEAAPEVVSEEDCTPYYDQTEAELAADEVAHSKPAESLAVVEDVVEEVVEELAEEPVEEEDDSKYQWLGFKAPLDDDEPIVKKSTLSTLKIPE, via the coding sequence ATGGAATTGAAAAACAAACTTAGTCTGGGAGCAAAAAGAGTGGAGTACTTAATGGAAGAGTATTTCAATCGCGAAAAAACGCTGGGCTATTGCAAGGCATGTCCAAATTTTTCCAAGTACTGGTCCTGCCCCCCTTACGCATTTGATGAAGCAATCTTTTTAAAACAATTTAAATATATGCACATTATTGGCAGACAGATGGAGGTGCCCCGGGAAGATCTCAGAAATGTTCGAGACCCGGAGGCGGTTAAAAACTATTGTACCGAAAAACTCCAGGCGATTAAAGTGATGACCTGGAAAATCCTGCTGGAAATAGAAGATGAGGTGGATGGTGTCATCGGACTGATTCCCGGCAATTGTCCGATCTGTGAAACCCAGGGAATGGCTTGTGCCCGAAAAACCAATGAACCCTGCCGCAACCCAAGTCTGATGCGTTTTTCGTTGGAGTCATTAGGCTTTAATGTGGCGGATCTGTTGAAATACGAAGTCGGCATGACGATTCAGTGGGGCGACACCTATCGCTTACCGGAGGTGCTGACCTCGGTGTCGGCGATTCTCTGTAATGAAGAAATTCCTAAAGATATCCTGAAAAAATATTTCCCGGATAAAAAGAAAAGCTGGGAAAAGAAGGATCAACGAAATCCGGAGACAGAATTTCATACCTCGGAAACTATTAAACCGGAGGAAACCATTCACGGCGGAAGTGCTGCGGTTCAGGCCAAAGCGAAAATTATCGATGATGAGATTCCCCCTTATCGGCCTCAAAAAAGCTGGGTCGGCTACAAGGCGGAAAAAAATCCTGAAGATGACGCCATGAAAAAGGGCTATACCGTCACGATTCAAGGCGAAGAAGAAGTGATTCCAGAAAAAACAGCGGAAGAAGTCGAAGCTGAAAAAATCTATGACGAAGATGCCGCCCCGGAAGTGAAACAGGAAGAAGTTCCGGTGGAAGTAGTTACTTTAAAAGAAGCACCTGAGCCGGAAGATGAACCGGTAGAAATCGTTGAAGAAGAGGACAATAGCAACTATCATTGGCTGGGCTTTAAGGCTTCTCTTGACGATGATGAAATTGTCAAACGCCCGATCCCCAAAATGACCGAACTGGTTTTGGATGGGGAAGAAATACCGGCAGTTGAAGCCGCTCCGGAAGTCGTCTCAGAAGAGGATTGCACCCCCTATTATGATCAAACGGAAGCGGAACTGGCAGCTGATGAAGTAGCTCATTCAAAACCCGCCGAAAGTTTGGCAGTAGTTGAAGATGTAGTTGAGGAAGTAGTTGAAGAGCTGGCAGAAGAGCCAGTTGAAGAAGAGGACGACTCTAAATATCAGTGGTTGGGCTTTAAAGCACCCCTTGATGACGATGAACCGATTGTTAAAAAGTCCACGTTGTCTACCCTAAAAATACCCGAATAA
- a CDS encoding iron-sulfur cluster assembly scaffold protein: protein MEYSHEIKRMCTVGNNANHGSAPIPEEGKWVQSKEVTDISGLTHGVGWCAPQQGACKLTLNVKDGIIEECLIETIGCSGMTHSASMAAEIMPGKTILEALNTDLVCDAINTAMRELFLQIVYGRTQTAFSEGGLPIGAGLEDLGKGLRSQVGTTYGTLAKGPRYLEIAEGYIQKLALNKNDEIVGYSFVHLGKMMESINNGVEPAAALEKASGKYGQFDDAVKYIDPRKE, encoded by the coding sequence ATGGAATATTCTCACGAAATTAAAAGAATGTGTACCGTTGGCAATAATGCAAACCACGGTTCTGCCCCAATCCCAGAGGAGGGTAAATGGGTTCAATCGAAAGAAGTCACCGACATCTCAGGTTTAACTCATGGTGTTGGCTGGTGTGCCCCTCAACAAGGTGCCTGTAAACTAACCCTTAATGTCAAGGATGGCATCATCGAGGAATGTCTGATTGAAACCATCGGTTGTTCGGGAATGACTCATTCAGCTTCGATGGCCGCTGAAATCATGCCAGGAAAAACGATCTTAGAAGCACTTAACACGGATTTAGTTTGTGATGCAATTAACACCGCGATGCGGGAATTGTTTTTACAAATCGTATATGGCCGTACCCAAACGGCATTCTCCGAAGGCGGACTCCCAATTGGAGCTGGTCTTGAAGATTTGGGAAAAGGTTTAAGAAGCCAGGTTGGGACTACCTACGGAACCCTTGCCAAAGGACCTCGCTACCTTGAAATTGCCGAAGGTTACATCCAGAAATTGGCATTAAACAAAAACGACGAGATTGTTGGCTACTCCTTCGTACATCTTGGAAAAATGATGGAAAGTATCAATAATGGCGTTGAACCGGCAGCTGCTTTGGAAAAAGCCTCTGGTAAATACGGACAATTCGACGATGCTGTCAAATACATCGATCCAAGAAAAGAATAG
- a CDS encoding GGGtGRT protein: protein MALFESYERRIAKIEEVLAANGIASLEEAKAICDEKGIDVAEIVKSIQPICFDNACWAYTLGAALAIKRGITNAADASEVIGEGLQAFCIPGSVAEQRKVGLGHGNLGAMLLREDTECFAFVAGHESFAAAEGAIGIARSANKVRVKPLRVILNGLGKDAALIISRVNGFTYVKTDYDFAKGELNIVSRTPYSDGERAAVNCYGCNDVQEGVAIMHHEGVHVSITGNSTNPTRFQHPVAGTYKKEALEQGKKYFSVASGGGTGRTLHPDNMGSGPASYGMTDTMGRMHSDAQFAGSSSVPAHVEMMGLIGMGNNPMVGATVSVAVAIEEASK, encoded by the coding sequence ATGGCATTATTTGAAAGTTATGAAAGAAGAATTGCTAAAATTGAAGAAGTTTTAGCTGCCAATGGCATTGCCTCTTTAGAAGAAGCAAAAGCGATTTGTGATGAAAAAGGCATTGATGTGGCTGAAATTGTTAAAAGCATTCAACCCATCTGTTTTGATAACGCCTGCTGGGCTTACACCTTAGGTGCGGCGCTGGCGATTAAACGGGGCATTACTAATGCTGCCGATGCATCCGAAGTAATCGGTGAAGGCTTACAGGCTTTCTGTATTCCCGGTTCGGTTGCGGAACAACGTAAGGTTGGTTTAGGTCACGGTAATTTAGGCGCCATGCTCCTGCGAGAAGACACCGAATGTTTTGCCTTTGTCGCCGGACATGAATCCTTTGCTGCTGCTGAAGGTGCCATCGGCATCGCCCGCTCGGCCAATAAGGTTCGCGTCAAACCATTACGCGTCATCTTAAACGGTTTGGGAAAAGACGCTGCGCTGATTATTTCCCGTGTCAACGGCTTTACCTATGTCAAAACCGATTATGATTTTGCTAAAGGCGAACTCAACATCGTTTCACGAACACCTTATTCCGATGGCGAACGTGCGGCTGTTAACTGCTATGGCTGTAACGATGTGCAAGAAGGCGTAGCCATCATGCATCACGAAGGTGTTCATGTTTCCATCACTGGAAACTCTACCAATCCGACCCGTTTCCAACACCCTGTTGCCGGCACCTATAAAAAGGAAGCCCTGGAACAAGGCAAAAAATATTTCTCCGTTGCCTCAGGCGGCGGTACCGGCCGGACCCTCCATCCTGATAACATGGGCTCTGGTCCTGCTTCTTACGGAATGACCGACACCATGGGCCGGATGCACTCCGATGCTCAATTCGCCGGTTCTTCATCTGTTCCTGCTCATGTCGAAATGATGGGTCTGATCGGAATGGGTAATAACCCAATGGTTGGCGCAACCGTTTCTGTTGCGGTGGCGATTGAGGAAGCAAGTAAGTAG
- a CDS encoding RloB family protein, translated as MGSDDLFKKRREERKKRKFGYKQPRANSYLIVTEGERTEPLYFKGMTKIIERKMGGNVDVYELPTIDINGEGCSTCKLIEKTDELVSKAKIIYQNIWVVFDKDDFDDFDEAIKMAENKGYKVAWSNQSFEYWLYLHFNYSDSALHRDDWCDKLSEIFDNYRLGEGKYNKNYDVIYNLVDSNDGVNSAIKNAKRKMEDYFCKNVKPSECDPGTTVHLLALELKRYLDE; from the coding sequence ATGGGGAGTGACGATCTTTTTAAAAAGCGTAGAGAGGAACGTAAGAAAAGAAAATTTGGATATAAGCAACCACGTGCAAATTCATATCTAATAGTAACTGAGGGTGAAAGAACAGAACCATTATATTTCAAAGGGATGACTAAAATTATTGAAAGAAAAATGGGTGGTAATGTAGATGTATATGAACTTCCAACTATTGATATTAATGGGGAAGGTTGCTCGACATGTAAACTTATTGAAAAAACCGACGAATTAGTCAGTAAAGCAAAGATTATTTATCAAAATATATGGGTAGTATTTGATAAAGACGACTTTGATGATTTTGATGAAGCAATTAAGATGGCAGAAAATAAAGGATATAAGGTTGCTTGGAGTAATCAATCATTTGAATATTGGCTTTATTTACATTTTAATTATAGCGACTCCGCATTGCATAGAGATGATTGGTGTGATAAATTGTCTGAAATATTTGATAATTATCGTTTGGGTGAGGGTAAATATAATAAAAACTATGATGTTATTTATAATTTGGTAGACTCAAATGATGGAGTAAATTCAGCAATTAAAAACGCAAAAAGAAAAATGGAAGATTATTTTTGCAAAAACGTGAAACCTTCTGAATGTGATCCAGGGACTACTGTACATTTATTAGCACTTGAATTGAAACGATATTTAGATGAATAG
- a CDS encoding ATP-binding protein yields the protein MLVQFSVKNFLSFKNESVLDLTAISAYKEHEYNLIDLNIKEKYLKVAAIYGANASGKSNLFLAFHCFQKMIIETFNNVSNDDLKIIKICYSPFLFDEDEENAEFEIVEILDGYEYRYGFEYNDQKIVAEWLYRKNLKTNRKTIVFERDDCGKIFFGASVRKECETYKEQIPPETLVLSFFNKLKLKTDIFYSVYRGIMDTLVLDTDFYEDWEVVEKFLPQVIDNNKESLLEFLEAIDSGIKDIWHRKEEKEEQFFTVHKDMKGNDYDLALLNESEGTIKSIIIFLYAKLAVQHDKSMFIDELNVKLHPLLLKFIIDLFYEKSSNAQLIYTTHDTTLLDKKFFRRDQIWFVQKDDTGHSELNALSDFKVRSDASFEKDYLSGVYGGVPLLKDFNLKEGE from the coding sequence ATGCTAGTACAATTTTCGGTTAAAAATTTTTTATCGTTCAAAAATGAATCCGTTTTAGATTTGACTGCAATTAGTGCTTATAAAGAACATGAATATAATTTGATAGATTTGAATATCAAAGAAAAATATTTAAAGGTTGCTGCAATTTACGGTGCAAATGCAAGTGGAAAATCAAATTTATTCTTAGCGTTTCATTGTTTTCAAAAAATGATCATAGAAACATTTAATAATGTTTCGAATGATGATTTAAAGATCATCAAAATCTGCTACAGTCCGTTTTTGTTTGATGAGGATGAAGAAAATGCAGAGTTTGAAATAGTAGAAATTTTGGATGGATATGAATATCGATATGGATTCGAATACAATGATCAAAAAATTGTTGCTGAATGGTTATATAGAAAAAATTTAAAAACTAACAGAAAGACAATCGTTTTTGAAAGGGATGATTGTGGAAAAATTTTTTTTGGAGCTTCAGTTAGAAAAGAATGTGAAACTTATAAGGAACAAATTCCTCCTGAAACATTGGTATTATCTTTTTTTAATAAATTGAAACTCAAGACTGATATTTTTTATAGTGTTTATAGGGGCATAATGGATACACTAGTACTAGACACAGATTTTTATGAGGATTGGGAAGTAGTAGAAAAATTTCTACCTCAAGTTATTGATAATAACAAAGAAAGCTTATTAGAGTTCCTAGAAGCCATTGATTCTGGAATAAAAGATATTTGGCATAGAAAAGAAGAAAAAGAAGAGCAGTTTTTTACAGTTCACAAAGATATGAAAGGAAATGATTATGATTTAGCGCTTTTAAATGAATCGGAAGGTACAATAAAAAGTATTATCATCTTTTTATATGCGAAATTGGCAGTTCAGCATGATAAATCTATGTTTATTGATGAATTGAATGTAAAATTACATCCATTACTGCTTAAATTTATTATTGATTTATTTTATGAAAAGTCATCCAATGCTCAATTAATTTACACTACACATGATACCACATTACTTGATAAGAAATTTTTCAGAAGAGATCAAATTTGGTTTGTTCAAAAAGATGATACTGGTCATTCTGAATTAAATGCTTTATCTGATTTTAAAGTGCGGTCGGATGCATCATTTGAAAAGGATTATTTATCAGGAGTATACGGAGGTGTTCCTCTTTTAAAAGATTTTAATTTGAAAGAAGGCGAATAG
- a CDS encoding ATP-binding protein, translating to MTSFTRIYNELFPEREKNKYIDAINYNRLLIIDDLGVGQQKDFALDNLLTIIDERYKSNKPLIITTNLTLEQMEHPVQMAHKRIYDRILEKCISLAFDGGNKRSEKRMINFAAARQQFAVAKRR from the coding sequence ATGACCAGTTTCACCAGGATCTATAACGAATTATTTCCTGAGCGTGAAAAGAACAAGTACATCGATGCGATTAATTATAATCGTCTGCTGATTATTGATGATCTGGGGGTTGGGCAACAAAAAGACTTTGCTCTGGATAATCTCCTCACCATCATTGATGAGCGCTACAAGAGCAATAAACCGCTGATCATCACGACCAACCTGACCCTGGAGCAGATGGAGCATCCAGTGCAAATGGCGCATAAACGGATCTATGACCGGATCTTGGAAAAGTGTATCTCGCTGGCCTTTGACGGCGGCAATAAGCGCAGTGAAAAACGGATGATTAATTTTGCCGCCGCCCGCCAGCAGTTTGCTGTTGCGAAAAGGAGATAG
- a CDS encoding GNAT family N-acetyltransferase, which produces MIIIETNRLCLRKIQIDDYNAICTILQDINVMYAWEHAFSDKEVSEWIDENIMRYDRDGYSYWAVIEKDTNQLIGVTGLISEQVDDEKYVGIGYIYNKSSWKFGYALEGATACVKYAFETLHIDEVSAQIKPNNLSSRKVAEKLGMTIKKEFVKNYKGKEMKHLLYSRTL; this is translated from the coding sequence ATGATTATTATAGAGACTAACCGCTTATGTTTGCGTAAAATTCAGATTGATGATTACAACGCCATATGCACAATTTTGCAGGATATTAATGTCATGTACGCATGGGAACACGCTTTTTCTGATAAAGAAGTGTCTGAATGGATTGATGAAAATATTATGAGATATGATAGAGATGGATATAGTTATTGGGCTGTTATAGAGAAAGACACGAATCAACTCATTGGTGTAACGGGTTTAATTTCAGAGCAGGTAGACGATGAAAAATATGTTGGTATCGGCTATATTTATAATAAATCATCATGGAAGTTTGGTTATGCTCTTGAAGGCGCAACAGCTTGTGTTAAATACGCCTTTGAAACATTACATATTGATGAAGTTTCTGCTCAAATCAAACCTAACAATTTATCTTCACGCAAGGTCGCTGAAAAACTTGGCATGACAATCAAAAAAGAATTTGTTAAAAATTACAAGGGTAAGGAAATGAAACATTTACTTTACAGCCGAACATTATAA
- a CDS encoding Fic family protein, giving the protein MENRAGRKIKVGSGQAEYSCFIPAPLPPQNPVIQYDDEMIYLISEANRYIGRLDEVTDTLISPSFFVYMYARKEAALSSQIEGTRATFSDLIKAEAGMADEVPNDVKEIENYVKATSYGFERLETLPLSLRLIREIHGILMEGVRGENKTPGEFRRSQNWIGGYSITTASYVPPSIDYMSNCLDNFEKYIHKSDWMSPLVKAALIHSQFEMIHPFLDGNGRVGRLLIAFYLAANDILHKPTLYLSKFIKRNQQAYYECLFHIHTKGDYESWIKFFLTGVIETAQEAVEIARSISGLRDEDLKKINAMGRISENALVIYEGLFDKPTIRIEEATNKLDISVATSGRLLERLCEEGILSNLDNRKRKKVFIYKKYIDAFNKD; this is encoded by the coding sequence ATGGAAAATAGAGCAGGAAGAAAAATAAAGGTTGGGAGTGGCCAAGCAGAATACTCGTGTTTTATTCCGGCACCGCTACCCCCTCAAAATCCTGTGATTCAATACGACGATGAGATGATTTATTTGATATCAGAAGCCAATCGGTACATCGGTAGGTTAGATGAGGTAACGGACACATTGATTTCGCCGAGTTTCTTTGTCTACATGTATGCCAGAAAAGAAGCAGCGCTATCTTCTCAAATAGAAGGGACAAGAGCGACCTTTAGTGATTTGATTAAAGCTGAAGCTGGTATGGCTGACGAGGTACCAAATGATGTTAAAGAGATCGAAAATTATGTAAAGGCGACAAGCTACGGCTTTGAACGTTTGGAAACCTTGCCACTGTCTTTAAGACTTATAAGAGAAATACATGGAATTCTTATGGAAGGTGTCCGCGGTGAAAACAAAACTCCAGGTGAATTCAGAAGATCTCAAAATTGGATTGGTGGTTATTCAATAACTACTGCAAGCTACGTTCCCCCATCAATTGATTATATGAGCAATTGTTTGGACAACTTTGAAAAATACATACATAAAAGTGATTGGATGTCACCGCTGGTTAAAGCGGCATTAATACATAGCCAATTTGAAATGATCCACCCCTTCTTAGATGGGAACGGACGAGTGGGAAGACTTTTAATTGCATTTTATTTGGCAGCTAATGATATTTTACACAAACCCACGTTATATTTATCAAAGTTTATAAAACGTAATCAACAGGCCTACTATGAGTGTTTATTTCATATTCATACAAAAGGCGATTACGAGAGCTGGATCAAATTCTTTTTAACAGGTGTTATCGAAACAGCACAAGAAGCAGTGGAGATTGCAAGAAGTATTTCTGGCCTACGAGACGAAGATTTAAAGAAAATCAATGCAATGGGGCGCATCAGTGAAAATGCTCTGGTAATCTATGAAGGACTATTTGATAAGCCGACAATCAGGATTGAAGAAGCGACAAATAAACTGGATATCAGCGTTGCAACAAGTGGCCGTTTATTAGAAAGACTTTGCGAGGAAGGGATTCTAAGTAATCTCGATAACCGTAAAAGAAAGAAAGTATTTATTTATAAAAAGTATATAGATGCGTTCAACAAAGATTGA
- a CDS encoding DUF6132 family protein codes for MYIKIIIGSLVGGALGLLYYKLVGCPNGSCPITAKPHRTAIYGAILGFMISSSF; via the coding sequence ATGTATATTAAAATAATAATCGGCTCACTTGTCGGTGGCGCATTGGGACTTCTCTATTATAAACTGGTTGGCTGCCCCAACGGCAGTTGCCCCATTACTGCCAAACCCCATCGAACTGCAATTTATGGCGCTATTCTTGGTTTTATGATCAGTTCTTCGTTTTAA
- a CDS encoding metallophosphoesterase → MKMLKTGFILTFVLMFVVSLAACAKPSNQADALPLWENDSGHTAKRIVVISDLHLGVEDSFSQTTKNRPFIVAFLEKLAVSDVDELVIDGDLLDEWFVPISYTQYTDSKAFFKQVAVNNASVIEAIEKVIKSGVKVTYIPGNHDMLLTDEILAELIPGINQARDEVGLGTYCIGVRSEIVIEHGHRYDTFNAPDPLSNKEITGDYPSIIPPGYFLTRMAATSVAEGQTAPAKDLPQVQTPSSGDADQLGAYAYYQSWSGAMVTYPISAGFNDKVISCGIDGYNNSFALSDLLPTVQEDGLISAILYANVQRRWDAVQDANGVVTKNPYTTATAGDLDHTYFDGQAVSQYFNVDPTIDVVVLGHTHVPVITHYTEGYNREKIYANTGTWVDTAPQSEDMTFVVIESGKESSDVRLMQYMPDGTISNIEQQ, encoded by the coding sequence ATGAAAATGTTGAAAACCGGTTTTATCTTAACCTTTGTTCTAATGTTTGTTGTTTCCCTTGCAGCATGTGCCAAGCCATCAAACCAGGCTGACGCATTACCCTTGTGGGAAAATGATTCAGGCCATACAGCCAAACGGATTGTCGTCATCAGCGACCTTCATCTTGGTGTGGAAGACAGTTTTTCCCAAACAACCAAAAACAGACCATTTATTGTAGCTTTTCTGGAGAAACTCGCAGTAAGCGACGTTGATGAGCTCGTCATCGACGGTGATCTACTCGATGAGTGGTTTGTACCGATCAGCTATACGCAATATACCGATTCGAAGGCCTTCTTTAAGCAGGTGGCTGTTAACAATGCTTCAGTCATTGAAGCGATTGAAAAGGTGATCAAAAGCGGCGTCAAGGTAACCTATATTCCGGGCAACCACGACATGCTGCTCACCGATGAAATCCTTGCTGAACTGATTCCCGGCATTAACCAGGCTCGGGATGAGGTTGGTCTGGGAACGTATTGTATCGGCGTACGTTCCGAAATCGTTATTGAGCACGGCCATCGGTATGATACCTTCAATGCCCCCGACCCCCTGTCGAATAAAGAAATAACCGGTGATTATCCATCGATTATTCCGCCGGGCTATTTCCTTACCCGTATGGCCGCCACTTCTGTTGCGGAAGGCCAGACGGCACCGGCGAAGGATCTGCCTCAAGTCCAGACGCCATCAAGTGGCGATGCCGACCAGCTTGGCGCCTATGCCTACTATCAGTCATGGTCGGGTGCCATGGTAACTTACCCGATCAGTGCCGGATTCAATGATAAAGTGATCTCCTGCGGCATCGACGGATACAATAACAGCTTTGCCCTCAGCGATCTGCTGCCGACGGTTCAGGAAGACGGTTTAATCAGTGCCATCCTGTATGCCAATGTTCAAAGACGATGGGATGCGGTTCAGGATGCCAACGGGGTTGTCACAAAAAATCCCTATACTACGGCCACTGCAGGCGACTTGGATCACACTTATTTCGATGGACAGGCGGTGTCACAATATTTCAATGTCGATCCCACGATTGATGTGGTTGTGTTGGGACATACTCACGTACCGGTCATCACCCACTATACCGAAGGCTATAATCGGGAGAAGATCTATGCCAATACCGGCACCTGGGTTGACACCGCCCCCCAGAGTGAAGACATGACATTTGTGGTGATTGAATCCGGAAAGGAATCTTCAGACGTCCGGCTGATGCAATATATGCCCGATGGAACCATCAGCAATATTGAACAGCAATAA
- a CDS encoding type II toxin-antitoxin system prevent-host-death family antitoxin, translating into MPNIKPISDLRNYTEVLRDVAVGEPVFLTKNGRGKFAIIDINEYESLKASLKLMSQLSKGEQAGCEKGWLTIDAVESEVGI; encoded by the coding sequence ATGCCAAATATCAAACCAATCTCTGATCTAAGAAACTATACAGAAGTATTGCGGGATGTTGCGGTGGGCGAACCAGTCTTTTTAACAAAAAATGGTCGAGGTAAGTTTGCCATTATTGATATCAATGAATATGAATCATTGAAGGCTTCTCTGAAGCTAATGTCGCAGCTATCCAAAGGCGAACAGGCAGGTTGTGAAAAGGGCTGGCTGACCATCGATGCGGTGGAATCGGAGGTGGGAATTTAA
- a CDS encoding helix-turn-helix domain-containing protein — MKIRNDYTCPLEIVHDIIKGKWKTIIIFQMRSGSVSLSQLEKSIECISQKMLLQQLNELRHFGLVDKENSPGYPLHVDYYLTERGKRILKAVEIMQDIGIEYMVEHHLTEILDQKGICYPK; from the coding sequence ATGAAAATCCGCAATGATTACACCTGCCCTCTTGAGATTGTCCATGACATTATCAAAGGCAAATGGAAAACCATTATCATTTTTCAAATGCGATCCGGTTCGGTTTCTCTTTCTCAACTAGAGAAAAGTATTGAATGCATCAGTCAAAAGATGCTCTTGCAACAATTAAATGAACTTCGCCATTTTGGTCTTGTTGACAAAGAAAACTCTCCGGGTTATCCGCTTCATGTTGATTATTACCTGACCGAACGGGGCAAACGAATCCTCAAAGCGGTTGAAATTATGCAGGATATCGGAATTGAGTACATGGTTGAACACCACCTGACCGAAATCTTAGATCAAAAAGGAATTTGCTATCCAAAATAA
- a CDS encoding cysteine hydrolase family protein, protein MKKALILIDIQNDYFKGGRFELNHSDKAALNAKNVLADFRKKDLPIFHIQHVNLRDDAPFFIAATEGVQINSLVSPLPDETLIIKHTPDSFFNTDLLPLLNEMEIKELVICGMMSHMCVDTTVRSAKRLGFEIELLSDACTTRDLLWENTLIPAEMVHATFMAALQNTFAVVKNTSNFIKSDS, encoded by the coding sequence ATGAAAAAAGCACTAATATTAATTGATATCCAAAATGATTATTTTAAAGGCGGGCGTTTTGAGCTAAACCATTCAGACAAAGCGGCCCTAAATGCAAAAAATGTTTTAGCCGATTTTAGAAAAAAAGATCTTCCCATCTTTCATATTCAACATGTAAATTTAAGGGACGATGCGCCCTTTTTCATCGCCGCAACTGAGGGTGTCCAGATCAATTCGCTGGTATCTCCCTTACCGGATGAAACACTCATTATCAAACATACCCCCGACAGTTTTTTTAATACGGATTTGCTTCCGCTGCTGAACGAAATGGAAATAAAAGAGTTGGTGATCTGTGGAATGATGAGTCATATGTGCGTTGACACAACGGTTCGTTCGGCTAAACGACTGGGCTTTGAAATTGAATTATTGAGCGACGCCTGTACCACCAGAGATTTGCTTTGGGAAAATACCCTGATTCCTGCTGAAATGGTCCACGCTACTTTTATGGCTGCTTTACAAAATACCTTTGCTGTTGTAAAAAATACTTCGAATTTTATCAAGTCTGATTCCTAG